The Pseudomonas fluorescens genome segment AACCCCGCCAGCCTGCCACCGTCGATCCTGTCGATTACCGGGGTGATTCCATTCACTCAGACGATTTTCCTCTGGCAGTCGGGAGTGATGCTGCTGGCGCTCGTGGTGATCTCGATCATCATCGCCTACGCCACCGCGCCCGGCCCGAACTCGGCGCGCGATGCCAGGGCCTGCGGGATCGACCCGGCCTTCAACCTGCCGCCGCTGCAACCGCGCACCCGCCCCGGCGAATGGCTGGAGCACAGTCCGTTGCTGATCATTGTGCTGGTGCTGCTGGCAGCCGGATGGCTGTTCCACGAGTTCTCGACCAAACCTGCGATCACCGCGATTTCCGGGCTCAACACCTATAACTTTCTGTTCATCATGCTCGGCGCATTGCTGCACTGGCGCCCGCGCAGCTTCCTTGATGCGGTGGCGCGGGCGGTGCCGACCACCACCGGCGTGCTGATCCAGTTCCCGCTGTACGGCTCGATTGCCGCGCTGATGACCACCGTCAAAGGCACCGATGCCCAGACTCTGGCCCACCACATCTCGACTTTCTTCGTCAGCATCGCGTCCCACGACACCTATGCGTTGTTGATGGGTGTGTACTCGGCGATTCTCGGCTTCTTCATTCCGTCCGGGGGCGGCAAGTGGATCATCGAGGCGCCGTACGTGATGCAGGTGGCCACCGACCTGAAATACCACCTGGGCTGGGCCGTGCAGATTTACAACGCCGCCGAAGCCCTGCCCAACCTGATCAACCCGTTCTACATGCTGCCGCTGCTGGGCGTACTGGGATTGAAGGCGCGGGATCTGATCGGCTTCTCCTTCGTGCAACTGCTGGTGCACACGCCGCTGGTGCTGCTGTTGCTGTGGGCGCTGGGGACGACGCTGGCGTATACGCCGCCGGTGATGCCATGACGCGGAATCATCTTCAGGCGTAATTCTTATGAGGGAGCTAGCGTATTGGCTCCCTCATTTGTTTCTGCGCCTTGGAAATGTCACCCAACCGTCACATTCCCTTGCTAGCGTCCGCCCGAAACATACTGAAACAATTAGGCATAAACGGACTTCTACATGAACGACGACACCGACGGCAAAGATCTCTCCTCGCCAGAATCCGACAATCCCACCGATACCAGCCGCCGTCGTTTTCTCGGCGGTGTCGCCGTGCTGGGTGTGGGCGCCACGCTGGCCGGGTGCGGGAAAGCCGATGATCAGCCGGGCAAGCCCGATGAGCGTCCGCTGACGCCCGCCGAACTGGACAAGGCCCTGAGCGATCAGGTGAAAACCGTCGTGGTGATCTACGCCGAGAACCGCAGCTTCAATAACCTGTTCGGTGACTTCCCCGGTGTCGAGAAGCCGCTGTCTTCACTCAAGCCCGAGCAATACCAGCAGCGCGACCGCGATGGCAGCCTGCTGCAGACCCTGCCGCCGGTCTGGGGCGGTGTATTGCAGATCGGCCCGCAAACCCTCGATGGCGTGACCTATCCCAACGCCGTGCAGTTTCAGGAAAACCTGCCCAATGCACCTTTCGCTCTGAAAGGCCCGAATGCCGAAGACCTGCCCCTGGGTCTGGTGACTCGGGATCTGTGGCACGTGTTCTATCAGAACCAGATGCAGATCAACGGCGGCAAGAATGACGGCTTCGTTGCCTGGGCCGACTCCGGCGGCCTCACCATGGGCCACTATGCCCAGAGTCGCTATTCCCTGCGCCTGTGGGATGTGGCTCAGGAGTTCGTGCTGTGCGACAACTTCTTCCAGGGCGCCTTCGGCGGCTCGTTCCTCAACCACCAATACCTGATCAGCGCCACCGCGCCGTTCTACCCGAATGTCGCCAGTTCGGTCGCCAAAAGCCAGATCGCCGCGCTGCAAAGCGATGACCCGGCCGACCCGCGACTCAAGCCCCTGGAGCAATCCCCGGCCAGCGCCATGACCGGCCCACCACAGTTCGGCCCGAGCGCGCTGACCCCGGACGGTTACGGGGTCAATACCCTCGCCCCGCCGTATTGGCCGACCTGGATTCGCGACCCTGAGCGCCCGGCGTATTCCAAGGCCGATCTGCCGAACGTCATGGTGCCGCAGACCCACGAGCACATTGGCGACAAGCTGTCGAAGAAGAACATCGACTGGGCGTGGTACGCCGGCGCCTGGCAGGCGACGCTGGATCAATACAAGGATTCCGGCGGCATCCCGAAAATCCCCAACTTCCAGTATCACCACCAGCCGTTCAACTACTTCCAGCAGCAAGGCCCGGAGCATCCCGAAGAACGCAGCAAGCGCCTGCGCGACGCCGGTCTGGGCGATGAGTCGAGCACCAACAAATTCTTCGCCGATGCCGAGGCGGGCAAGTTACCGGCCGTGAGTTTCTACAAGCCTCAGGGCAACCTGAACATGCACGCCGGCTACGCCGATGTGGCCTCCGGTGATCGACACATCGTCCGCGCGTTGAAAGTGCTGCGGGAAAGTCCGCAGTGGAAAAACATGGTGGTGATCGTGACCGTCGATGAGAACGGCGGCTGGTGGGACCACGTCGCGCCGCCCAAGGGCGATCGCTGGGGGCCGGGGTCACGGGTGCCGACGCTGGTGGTGTCACCATTCGCCCGCAAGGGTACGGTGGATCACACGGTCTATGACACCGGGTCGATCCTGCGCCTGATCACCCGTGTCTTCCAGCTGGAGACGCTGGCGGGTATCAAACAGCGCGACGATGCGATGACCGGCCGTGGCCAGAAACCCATGGGCGACTTGACCAATACCCTGCATTTCAAGGCCTGAGGACAGCTCCTGCGGCACAGCTCAAAAAACTGTCACTGACGGCTTCTCGCCATCACTCGGCTGATCCAATATGTGGCGCACCCGAGCAACGGGGAACCCACGCTGAAAAGGATCTGAGCATGTTCAAACTCGCAGGACTCACCCTCGCTGCGCTCACACTGAGCGCAGCCGCCCACGCCGATGTAGACCTGAAACTGGGCAGCACCGAGCGCGTCACCCGCCTCTTCGCCTATCCCAACAATTGCAGCGTGATCTGCTTTCGCAACTGGACGCTTGAGCAGACTGTCGCTCACTACCTGAGCCAAAGCGTGCAACGCGATGGCTATACCGGTGCCAAGGTGCTGGTGAAGAATGACAACGGACAGATCTATGCCGAGATCAGCGGCGTGCCCAAAGGCTACGACAAGCCGTTGACCGCGCTGCTGGATGCCGGCGACCTGGCCTACACCGGCGCCAGCAAGCTCAACGCCGATGGCAAGTGGGCTTACAGCTGGTACCTGTTCCTGCCATTGGGCATGGCCCTGGAAAACCGTAAAAGCGTCGAGCTGCTGCACTTCCCGCCGGATTACTCGCTGACCCAGGCCCAGGACTACCTGCGCTCCAACACCACAGACCGCTGGGCTGCGCTGCTGACCGACAACGGTATCCCGGCCGACCAGACGCCCGGCTACCAGACCATCGTCGACATCGCGCCGATCGCCGCACCTGCCAGCGCCGGCAAGGACCTTGAAGGCGTCTATGACTACTTCAAGGATTACCAGACCACCATGGTCAAACAGGTCAGCGTCAGCGCCAGCGGTGCTGCCCTGCCGATGGTGGCCTTCGGTGCACCGGTGCGTAACTGGATCAAACAGCAATATGGACCGACCGTGAACGTGCTGGGCCTGGCAACCATCACTCCGAGCACCGGGGTGAACGTGCCGGTACTGGGTTCCAACCACCCGAGCTACATCTGGTACGCCGCCGACCCCAAGAGCTACACCGGCGACGACGCCGAGGCCAAGGCTGACGCGGCGGGGCTGAAAGTGATGGGACAGGACTTGAGCGCCGCCTGCTGGCAGGCCGGCATGGGCAGCAAGCCGGGCACCGACCCGAAAACCCTGCTGAACAGTTGCACCCAGACGTGGCAAGTAACGCAGAAGGTCAAGACTTGCGAGTTGTTCTACACCTCGATCCGCAACCTGACCGCAGAACAAGCCGCTGCCAAGTGCGCCACCACGCCGATCAAGGCTCAGTTGAAACAACTCCAGAGCCCGATGCCTGAGACCGCGGTGCCTGCTCCGCACATTTGACGCGGAACGCTATTTCCCCGTGTCAGCCTTGGCTGACACGGGGAAACGTCTATCACGCCTGTCAGATATGACAGTAGATCTGCTATCCCATATGCGCGAATATTGGATCCCATGTGTTGCAGGGTTGGAAGGAGTCTGGCCCGTTGAAGTAGCAGCACCTGTCTGACAGGGAACGTTATGAATACGCACGTACTTCACCAGCACTCATCCCGCAATACCGAGGGGATCTACCCTTTCATCGGGCTTCCCGTGCGCCTCGGATTCCCTTCCCGGGCCGACTTCGAAGTGCTTCACGACGCCCAGGCAAGGCCTTGCGCAATCGTCGCGCGCCGGGAATTCCTGCGCATCACCCGCATGTGCAGGGTGTCGGGCCAGTTGCTGCCCTACCGCTGCCGTCAGACCCGGCAATTGCAGACCGGTATTCACATCTACGATCGACTGTTCTGCGGACTGATCGAACACTCCTGCGACCCGAACGTGTTCATCGACATGAGCGAATTATGGTTGTGGGCCCTGCGTGACATTCAGCCGGGCGAGCGACTGACCATGGATCTCACTGCCACCGAAGACAAACTGCTCAAGCAGTTCGCCTGCGGTTGCAGATCTGCACATTGTCGCGGCTGGATCACCGGTTACGACGAACCACCCAGCCTTGAAGGCCAGCGCTACTTAAAGAACTGGCTGCGACAAGGCATACGCTGACTTGCAGGTTACGGTGCGCCAACCGGCCGCAGGCGATATTGCGGTGGCAGTTGCTCGAAACCGCTGATGGTGGTGTTCAGACTTTTCCAGCGCCCATCCTTGATGCCGTAGATGCAACCGTGGATCGACAGGCTCTGACCGCGATGCCAGGCGTTCTGGATGATGCTGGTGTGGGCGACGTTGGCCACTTGCTGGATCACGTTGAGCTCGCACAGGCGATCGACCTGTTCTTCTTCGGTCGGCAGTTTGGCCAGTTCTTCGCGCTTTTCGTAATACAGATCGCGAATCGACCGCAGCCAGCCATCGATCAGGCCGAACTGGCGGTCCTGCATCGACGCCCGCACACCGCCGCACCCGTAGTGGCCGGTGACCAGGAT includes the following:
- a CDS encoding short-chain fatty acid transporter translates to MAVDIEDSRSARFALRCSSFAERWFPDSWVFAALAVIIVALATLAMGAKPTDAAMAFGDGFWSLIPFTMQMAFVVIGGYVVASSPPAVKLIDRLARIPKNGRSAVAWVALISMIASLLNWGLSLVFGGLLVRALARRTDLKMDYRAAGAAAYLGLGAVWALGLSSSAAQLQANPASLPPSILSITGVIPFTQTIFLWQSGVMLLALVVISIIIAYATAPGPNSARDARACGIDPAFNLPPLQPRTRPGEWLEHSPLLIIVLVLLAAGWLFHEFSTKPAITAISGLNTYNFLFIMLGALLHWRPRSFLDAVARAVPTTTGVLIQFPLYGSIAALMTTVKGTDAQTLAHHISTFFVSIASHDTYALLMGVYSAILGFFIPSGGGKWIIEAPYVMQVATDLKYHLGWAVQIYNAAEALPNLINPFYMLPLLGVLGLKARDLIGFSFVQLLVHTPLVLLLLWALGTTLAYTPPVMP
- the acpA gene encoding acid phosphatase yields the protein MNDDTDGKDLSSPESDNPTDTSRRRFLGGVAVLGVGATLAGCGKADDQPGKPDERPLTPAELDKALSDQVKTVVVIYAENRSFNNLFGDFPGVEKPLSSLKPEQYQQRDRDGSLLQTLPPVWGGVLQIGPQTLDGVTYPNAVQFQENLPNAPFALKGPNAEDLPLGLVTRDLWHVFYQNQMQINGGKNDGFVAWADSGGLTMGHYAQSRYSLRLWDVAQEFVLCDNFFQGAFGGSFLNHQYLISATAPFYPNVASSVAKSQIAALQSDDPADPRLKPLEQSPASAMTGPPQFGPSALTPDGYGVNTLAPPYWPTWIRDPERPAYSKADLPNVMVPQTHEHIGDKLSKKNIDWAWYAGAWQATLDQYKDSGGIPKIPNFQYHHQPFNYFQQQGPEHPEERSKRLRDAGLGDESSTNKFFADAEAGKLPAVSFYKPQGNLNMHAGYADVASGDRHIVRALKVLRESPQWKNMVVIVTVDENGGWWDHVAPPKGDRWGPGSRVPTLVVSPFARKGTVDHTVYDTGSILRLITRVFQLETLAGIKQRDDAMTGRGQKPMGDLTNTLHFKA
- a CDS encoding SET domain-containing protein-lysine N-methyltransferase encodes the protein MNTHVLHQHSSRNTEGIYPFIGLPVRLGFPSRADFEVLHDAQARPCAIVARREFLRITRMCRVSGQLLPYRCRQTRQLQTGIHIYDRLFCGLIEHSCDPNVFIDMSELWLWALRDIQPGERLTMDLTATEDKLLKQFACGCRSAHCRGWITGYDEPPSLEGQRYLKNWLRQGIR
- the can gene encoding carbonate dehydratase; the encoded protein is MHDLQDLIDNNERWADAITKEDPDFFAKLARQQTPEYLWIGCSDARVPANEIVGMLPGDLFVHRNVANVVLHTDLNCLSVIQYAVDVLKVKHILVTGHYGCGGVRASMQDRQFGLIDGWLRSIRDLYYEKREELAKLPTEEEQVDRLCELNVIQQVANVAHTSIIQNAWHRGQSLSIHGCIYGIKDGRWKSLNTTISGFEQLPPQYRLRPVGAP